A section of the Paralichthys olivaceus isolate ysfri-2021 chromosome 16, ASM2471397v2, whole genome shotgun sequence genome encodes:
- the foxq1a gene encoding forkhead box protein Q1a, with protein sequence MKLEVMCGSHFEVSSDAERGSVRSSLCAEEELGSDGDCVAHSPPPVTPCSSSSSSSKSKPYTRRPKPPFSYIALIAMAIRDSLCGRLTLAEINEYLMKKFPFFRGSYTGWRNSVRHNLSLNDCFLKVLRDPSRPWGKDNYWMLNPHSEYTFADGVFRRRRKRINKKFGSQQHQPEEEASERAEEPQSTPRSATATKTEPCPKFTSSFAIDSILSTPYKRDSNTEHFSLYPAAFTWQRYTELMTPHSHTPASFPCVKAPSCHMDSRAAAPHVPHSVLQYHK encoded by the coding sequence ATGAAGCTGGAGGTGATGTGCGGGAGCCACTTTGAGGTTTCCAGTGATGCAGAGAGGGGGAGTGTGCGCTCTTCTCTCTGCGCTGAGGAGGAGCTGGGCTCGGATGGGGACTGTGTGGCGCACAGCCCTCCACCTGTCactccctgcagcagcagcagcagcagcagcaagtcGAAGCCGTACACGCGGAGACCCAAACCCCCGTTCTCCTACATCGCCCTCATTGCCATGGCCATCAGGGACTCCTTGTGTGGCCGCCTGACTCTGGCGGAGATAAACGAGTACCTGATGAAAAAGTTCCCGTTCTTCAGGGGCAGCTACACCGGCTGGAGGAACTCGGTGCGCCACAACCTGTCTCTGAATGACTGCTTTCTCAAAGTTCTCCGGGACCCGTCGAGACCTTGGGGGAAGGACAATTACTGGATGCTCAATCCTCACAGCGAGTACACGTTTGCTGACGGGGTGTTCCGTCGGAGGAGAAAGCGCATCAACAAGAAGTTCGGCTCGCAGCAGCATCAGCCTGAGGAGGAGGCGTCCGAGCGCGCAGAGGAGCCGCAAAGCACTCCACGATCTGCGACTGCAACCAAGACTGAACCATGTCCCAAGTTCACTAGTTCATTTGCTATAGACAGCATCCTCAGCACACCGTACAAGAGAGACTCGAACACGGAACATTTCTCTCTCTACCCTGCAGCTTTCACCTGGCAGCGCTACACTGAACTGATGACGCCTCATTCACATACACCTGCCTCGTTCCCATGCGTCAAGGCTCCTTCATGCCACATGGACTCCCGAGCTGCTGCTCCGCACGTGCCACACTCAGTCCTGCAATATCACAAATAA